In one window of Dissulfuribacter thermophilus DNA:
- a CDS encoding restriction endonuclease, whose protein sequence is MRRLKIVASGKSRQEEAQKRGKLFEELMAKVLRHYGYNINKHKTNVNYAGMEIDIEGEARIAGIPLFAECKCYGSDITAEKLQTFFGKYMSFWLKDNKSEGLFIAIPGVNSHARGFYNENCKSNSQISIKIIEEPDIIDIIIDSGLIINEAEIDKLIKDDLVPGDRILIYSDKGLFWLQYLISKGSTLPTKVQIFDSKGNTITDNDSREYFIKLLPEIKDFEFTKEDGNILSTEEKELIVELRGSSAYFEYQFPANPQFFIGRQQLVSDIDNFFNDVINHNASLRSILFEANSGWGKSSLVLKIVSRLKELGHYAIAIDSRSASSAQFILHAIEHIIKKFGNFNNLIEEEPVITGFEGVINALIKIGNALKSQKKLLLVFFDQFENIFYLEEVLVKIVQLILKITDIQTNIILGFSWKTDLVGLTSEFPYKWRDKIVESSQVFHLKQFSEVETNILLDKLSDELHAKLRKDLRFLISEFSQGYPWLLKKLCAHVKKQRENGVPQADMVRGLLNVEQLFLDDLEGLTPEQEEALRQISKQAPINISEIGEELSPTVIQTLVDRRLIVRVGTKYDIYWDIFRDYLNTGKLPIEEVYLLRSSVGSVFKAITILQNNNGKLLIHSFKEQANLSDGAFLNIARDLRLLKIVKIENNNIVLMLPIGTDESELLQNFRNYLNDHLLRNRYIFNVVQLIKDKGEISIYDLAHILQSEFPYISASEKTWITYAKILAGWLDIADLAIWDKSNEKLIKFKAGTQVRDHSLVFAKKRTRLSVPSIQFAPICEVAKRLVTAAKNNEPVNWSGLSKSTIYKSLAMLEEMNLIRREAKTLTILPDCYDFIDRRNTLKIVKDIVTKWKIFKSFIEILNENHNNRLTHVQLGKLLIKKYSLEWKLSTAETNVKIMLDWARHLNLAPGVFSHTYRGKFKAKDNKVN, encoded by the coding sequence ATGAGAAGACTGAAAATCGTAGCTTCTGGAAAAAGTAGACAAGAAGAGGCTCAAAAAAGAGGAAAATTATTTGAAGAGTTAATGGCAAAGGTGCTGCGACATTATGGCTATAACATAAATAAACATAAAACAAATGTAAATTATGCTGGCATGGAAATTGATATAGAAGGAGAGGCGCGTATCGCTGGAATACCCCTTTTCGCAGAATGTAAGTGCTATGGTTCTGACATTACTGCGGAAAAATTGCAAACATTTTTTGGAAAATATATGAGCTTTTGGTTAAAAGATAATAAGAGTGAAGGGCTCTTTATTGCAATACCAGGAGTCAATAGTCACGCAAGAGGATTTTATAACGAAAATTGCAAATCAAATAGTCAAATTTCAATAAAAATCATCGAAGAACCCGATATTATAGATATTATAATAGATAGTGGATTAATTATTAATGAAGCAGAAATTGATAAATTGATTAAAGATGATCTAGTCCCGGGTGATAGAATTTTAATATATAGTGACAAAGGACTATTCTGGCTTCAATATTTAATTTCTAAAGGTTCCACTCTCCCAACAAAAGTTCAAATATTTGATTCTAAAGGAAATACAATAACTGATAATGATTCTCGTGAATACTTTATAAAATTACTTCCTGAAATTAAAGATTTTGAGTTTACAAAAGAAGATGGAAATATTTTATCTACTGAAGAAAAAGAGCTTATAGTTGAATTAAGAGGAAGTTCTGCCTATTTTGAATACCAATTTCCAGCGAATCCTCAGTTCTTTATTGGCAGGCAACAACTTGTTTCAGATATAGATAATTTTTTTAATGACGTTATTAATCACAATGCTTCATTAAGAAGCATTTTATTTGAAGCTAATTCTGGATGGGGGAAGAGTTCTCTTGTTTTAAAAATTGTTTCCCGTCTTAAAGAACTTGGACATTATGCTATAGCAATTGATTCTAGATCAGCTTCAAGTGCTCAATTTATTTTACATGCTATAGAGCATATAATTAAGAAATTTGGCAATTTCAATAACCTGATTGAGGAAGAACCTGTAATTACTGGATTTGAGGGAGTAATTAACGCATTAATTAAAATAGGAAATGCACTAAAAAGTCAGAAAAAACTATTGTTAGTGTTTTTTGATCAATTTGAAAATATTTTCTATCTAGAAGAAGTATTAGTTAAAATTGTACAACTTATTTTAAAAATCACAGATATTCAAACTAATATTATACTTGGCTTTTCTTGGAAAACAGATCTAGTGGGATTAACATCCGAATTCCCATATAAATGGAGAGATAAAATTGTTGAGTCTAGTCAAGTATTTCATTTAAAACAATTTTCAGAAGTAGAAACCAATATTCTTTTGGACAAATTATCTGATGAGCTTCATGCTAAATTGAGGAAAGACCTGCGTTTTTTAATATCGGAGTTTTCTCAAGGATATCCTTGGCTACTTAAAAAGTTATGTGCTCATGTAAAAAAACAGAGAGAAAATGGTGTCCCACAGGCAGATATGGTAAGGGGGCTTCTAAATGTAGAACAACTTTTCTTAGATGACTTAGAAGGATTGACACCAGAACAAGAAGAAGCATTAAGACAAATTTCTAAACAAGCTCCCATTAATATTTCTGAAATAGGAGAAGAACTTTCACCGACCGTTATACAGACTCTAGTTGACCGAAGATTGATAGTCAGAGTTGGAACTAAATATGATATTTATTGGGATATTTTTAGAGATTATCTTAATACAGGTAAGCTACCAATTGAAGAGGTTTATCTTCTAAGATCCTCTGTTGGGAGTGTTTTTAAAGCAATTACAATATTGCAAAACAATAATGGTAAATTACTAATACATTCTTTCAAAGAACAAGCAAATCTTTCTGATGGAGCTTTTTTAAATATCGCTCGCGATCTTCGTTTACTTAAAATTGTAAAAATAGAAAATAATAATATTGTTCTCATGTTACCAATAGGAACAGATGAATCAGAACTATTACAGAACTTTCGTAATTACTTAAATGATCATTTATTGAGAAATCGATATATCTTTAATGTTGTACAACTTATCAAGGATAAAGGAGAAATAAGTATTTATGATTTAGCACATATACTTCAAAGTGAATTCCCTTATATCTCTGCTTCTGAGAAAACATGGATAACATATGCAAAAATATTAGCCGGTTGGCTCGACATAGCTGATTTAGCAATATGGGATAAATCAAATGAAAAGTTGATAAAATTTAAGGCTGGTACTCAGGTTAGAGATCATTCATTAGTATTTGCAAAAAAAAGAACTAGATTATCAGTTCCTTCTATACAATTTGCACCAATTTGTGAAGTAGCAAAACGCCTTGTAACAGCAGCAAAAAATAATGAGCCGGTGAATTGGTCAGGTTTGTCAAAGAGTACGATTTACAAGTCGCTTGCTATGCTTGAAGAAATGAATTTAATTAGGAGAGAAGCAAAAACACTTACAATTTTACCTGATTGTTATGACTTTATAGATAGAAGAAACACTTTGAAAATTGTTAAAGATATAGTTACTAAATGGAAAATTTTTAAATCATTTATTGAAATTCTTAATGAGAATCATAATAATCGATTAACTCATGTCCAACTAGGTAAATTGTTAATTAAAAAATATTCTCTTGAATGGAAGCTTTCAACTGCAGAGACAAATGTGAAAATAATGCTAGACTGGGCAAGACATCTTAATCTTGCTCCTGGAGTTTTTTCTCATACATATAGAGGGAAATTTAAAGCTAAGGATAACAAAGTGAACTAA